A genomic region of Palaemon carinicauda isolate YSFRI2023 chromosome 11, ASM3689809v2, whole genome shotgun sequence contains the following coding sequences:
- the LOC137649247 gene encoding myosin heavy chain, embryonic smooth muscle isoform-like, with amino-acid sequence MNFERSFRPRQKELENAREEIRILKKKLERVTRDLKTANEKLLEKRDLEEYVESADNEIRTLWAELDSVKAENKRLKTENVCEKAALESELNAAVEEVYRIGTKLDAVLDKNTKLKTELLIKKDVVCDLEMAEEELEKLWKEIAGVKAENRRLQRDLSQERATSNALMKADEKNKILEEEIRNLTSVADEFAIYKEKYQHMMERYMNLEMELNNKNYAITQLLEGLSQIHPELKELYHKDISGEQTRDLIWDSQLNRFALQETRRKGRKKKK; translated from the exons atgaacttcgagaggagctttcgTCCAAGAC aaaaggaattagaaaatgcccgtgaggaaattcggatactcaAGAAGAAGCTGGAAAGAGTAACACGAGATCTCAAGACAGCCAACGAGAAACTTCTGGAAAAGAGAgacttggaggaatacgtcgaaagtgctgataatgagatccgaacactctgggctgaactggacagtgtcaaggctgaaaacaagagactgaagaccgaaaacgtttgtgaaaaggcagctttagaaagtgaacttaatGCTGCAGTCGAGGAGGTCTATAGAATAGGGACTAAATTGGATGCTGTCCTGGATAAGAACACcaaattgaagactgaactattaattaagaaagacgtggtgtgcgacctggaaatggctgaggaggaactggaaaaactctggaaagaaattgctggtgttaaagcagagaatagacgactgCAGAGAGACCTCTCGCAGGAGAGAGCCACAAGCAATGCGTTGATGAAggccgacgagaagaataaaattctggaagaagaaattaggaatctcacttccgtggcagacgaatttgcaatttataaggagaaGTATCAACATATGATGGAAAGATATATGAACCTAGAGATGGAattaaataataagaattatgCTATTACTCAACTTTTAGAAGGTCTCTCTCAAATACACcccgagttgaaggaattatatcataaagacatttctggtgagcagactagggatttaatatgggatagccagttgaatagattcgcccttcaagagacgagaaggaagggcaggaaaaaaaaaaaataa